The segment TCGGAAGGAAAAGCCGGATATTGTGAGTATCGCCACCCGTCCGGCGACACACGCTGAAATCACGGTTTTCGCGGCGGAAAATGGGGTCAAAGGCATCTACTGTGAAAAGCCCCTCTGCTGCTCAATGGAAGAGGCGGACGCAATGTTAGCAGCGTGTGAAAAGCACAGTGTCAAATTCAATTATGGTACGCAACGTCGCTATATGCCGCTCTTTCAGAAGATGCGAGAACTGATAGATCAGGGAGAGTTAGGTGAGATTCAAGCGGTGATTGGTCATGTCGGCGTTGGTGCAGCGCAGTGGGGCCACACCCATACCTCTGACATGCTGCTCTATTTGGCGAGCGATTCTGATATCGAGTATGTGCAGGGCGATGTGAACGTGGATTTATTGATCCGGGGATTCCGATGGGATATGTAACGTTCAAGAACGGCGTTCGCGGCTATCTGTTAGCGAGTAGCGGGTTTGAGTTTGAGGTGAGTGGTTCAAAGGGCAAGCTCCGCACCTTCAACGACAGTGTGGCGTGTCAATGGCGCATGATTCAGGATGAATGGAACATCCTCGAGGAGGTGCCGTTCCCTGAACCCCCGCGCCTGAGCGGAACTGTCGGAGCGATTGACGATATCGTTGTCGCAATTGAGGAAGGACGCGAAACGGCGGGCAATATTCGAATCGCTTGCCGCAGTCAGGAGATGATTCTCGGCTTCGTTGAATCGCAACGGCATGGCGGCGCAAAGGTATCGCTGCCGTTGGTGGATCGAGGGCTTTACGTCGGAAGGCAGAATTGGTAGAAAGGGGACTTTGATGAAAATTACACAGATCGATGTTTGGACGGTTGTTGTTCCAGTATTCCCCGAATCGGTGCATAGCGAGGAATACGGCGGTTATCCCGATTGGGCGAGGGTGCCCAAGCAGATTATTCGGATGCATACCGATGAAGGCATCACCGGAATTGGTGAAACAGGGAGAGGTCAATCAACAGAAGTGGTGGCTCAAGCGGCTGAACAGTTGAAGGGCAGGGACGTGATGAAGATGTGTTTGCAGAACGTCTTTCGCACAGATCCGCTCAAGCCAAATCCCGAATCGCCAGAAGATTGGGAAATCGACATGGGTCCCTATCCCACCGGATACGAGGCGTTTGAAATGGCAGTCTTCGACCTCGTTGGTAAGCGGCTGGATGTTCCTGTTCACGCGCTGTTGGGCGGTGCTTGTCGGGACAAGGTGCGAGCGGATTTTTGGATTGGTCACCAAACGCCGGAGCATACGGGGCGCAGCACAAAAATTGCCATTGAGCGAGGGTTCACTGGACTGAAAACGAAATGTCGAATCCAAGAACCGATGGCGGAACGGATACGAGCGGTCTGGGAGGTTGGTGGATCGGAATTCAAAATGACGGTCGATCCGAACGAGCGCTTTTATACCGTTGAGCAAACCCTTGAACTTGCCGATCAGATAAAGGAACTTGAGAACGTCGAAGTGTTTGAGGATCCCATCCCGAAAAAAGGCTTGCGGGACGATGTGCTAGCCCAATATCGCTACATGCGCGGCGAGTTACCATTTCCGTTGGCACTTCACCTCGGTGGTGCGTCAGACGTGATTAAAGCGATTCGCGCTGACGCGGTGGACTATCTCAACTTGGGTGGTTCGATGGTCAACTTTGTCAAGGCGGCTGCGATTGCACAGGCGGCGGGCATCCCTGTATGGCACGGATCAGGAAACGACCTTGGTATTATGGAGCGGTCTTACCTTCACGCTGCTGCTGTCGCGCCAAGTCGGCAGTTGGACCCGTAGTGATGATTTGATTACGGAAGGGTTCACCTTTGAAAAGGGGTATACACCTGTGCCGCAATCGCCCGGGTTGGGCTGTGAATTGGATCTAGATGCCTTGGAGAAGTATCGGGTGGATAAGTAGAAACGACAGCGGAATGGAGGTTACCAAAATGCCAATCATAAAACTTCCCGAAGCAGATTGGGGAAAAGCGTGGCGATTATTGATTCAGGAAGGTGGAACAACGCGAATTTCTAAAGATCACGTTTATATCGTTTCGGGGCATCAAATCGAATTACTGCAGGACAAACAGCTACCTTTTGCAGTACTTGATGAGCCAGATTGTCATTCTGTACACGATCTATAAGAGATTTTAATTACAGGTATTGAAACGACTGCTTTTTAGTGAGATGCGTGTATATACCAAACTGTGCGTGGAGGCATAATATGTTCAAAAATCTGAGCCCGGGTGCCATTGGCATTCAGGCGAATATCGAACAAGGGCTAGCATTGGCAAAGTCGGCGGGTTTTGAGGGGCTAGACTTGAATATCAGCGAAGCGAATACGCTAGCAAGCGAGCACTCTGTCAATCACGTCAGAAACCTCTGGGCGGAGGCAGGCTTGAAGATGGGCGGCTGGGGGTTGTCGGTCAACTATCGTGGAAGCGATGCGGAGTTCGACGAAAGCCTATCGCAGCTCCCTGACCTAGCGAAGCTTGCTGCAGAACTCGGCTGCCATCGCACGACAACCGTTGTTTCACCGAGCTCAAATGATCTTTCATTCCAAGAGAACTGGGACTTTCACATCAAACGGCTGCGCCCCGTTGCGGAGGTCCTGAAAGATTATGGGCATTCGCTCGGTCTTGAGTTTATCGGTCCGGCAACGAGCCGTAAACCAGCGAAGCATCTGTTCACCTATACGATGGACGCTGTGCTTGGGCTCGCCGCTGGGATTGGCACGGGCAACGTTGGATTGCTATTCGATATGTGGCATTGGTATACCTGCCGTTCCACACTCGATGATGTTAGAAAACTCTCCAAAGCAGATGTGGTATACGTTCATATCAATGATGCCCCTGCAGGAATTGATCCGGACGATCAGATTGACAGTGTGCGCTGCATCCCGGCTGAGACGGGTGTGATTCCGCTTGCTGAATTGATGCGATGGTCCGGTGACGGTTGAGCCTTTTAGCGCGAAGATTAGCGCGATGGATCCACAGGAGGCTGCAAAAACCGCTGCTGAATCGTTGGATACAGTGTGGGCACAAGCGGGGTTGGCGTAGGTAGGAAATAGGTTCATCAATATTGGTTCAGCAAAGTTAGGGAACGCAGATCTGCGCTCCCTACATACATACCTCGAAGTCGAAGGAAGGATAATTAACAACTGTGCAACTTGTCAATAAAGAGAATATACTCGAAATTACGAGAGAGTGGGAAGGCGAGCGGTTTCCCGATGGGAGACCTCGCGTGTCGGACGACATCGTTGAACGAATGAAAAAGGTGACGATTGAGGAGGCGTGGGGTGTGCTCCAAGGGCACGGCTACCGTTTTCAGTTTGATGGGGATTGGATGAACCTACATCCGGATCGCGTCTTGGTCGGAAGGGCGGTGACGTGCATGTTTATTCCGCTACGTCCAGACTTTCAAAACGTCGTCGCAGAACAGGGAAAGACAGATAAACGTATCGGTGGACAAAACTCGTGGGTGATTGATACGCTCCTCGAAGATGACACGATTGTTGTTGACCTGTTTGGCAAGGTAAAGAACGGTACTTTCGCAGGCGATAATCTCGGCAATGCGATTTTTGCACGCAGCAGAACGGGTATGGTCATTGACGGTGGCATCCGTGACCTCGACGGCATTTATAGCCTCCCGGACTTTGCAACCTTTGTGCGCGGGGTTGACCCCAGTGCCATCGCCGATGTTACTTTGGAAACAACAGTCCTGCCGGGAGATATTGTGCTTGGGAGGCGCGAAGGTGTCATTTTTGTCCCACCGCATTTGGCGCAAGAGGTTGTTGAACGTTCTGAGGCCATCCGCATGCGTGACCGATTTGGACACCAACGCTTGCAGGAGGGGAAGTATACCCCCGGTGAAATTGATGGGGCATGGTCGGACGAGATCAACGCGGATTTTGCGGAGTGGATAAAAACTCAGGAGCTTTAAAGGGGGAGCACGGAAGGTGGTCCACCGAGACTATACCTGCTTCACAGAGCGGTTGGAATCCTTAAACTCGTCTCACACACAGATAGAAACCGTAGGCGTTGTGGACGGCTACCCCATCCATTGTGTTTCGTTGGGGAGCGGTCTGGGTGTGCACAAAAATATCTTGATTACTGGAGGTATTCACGGTGACGAGCCCGCTGGACCAGCATCGGTGTTGCGTTTCTTGGGGCGGGATAACACTCATCTGTTGCAACAGTTCAAGTTCCTGATTCTACCGTGTATCAATCCTTACGGTTACGTGCACGACACGAGGGAAAACAAACGGGGCGTAGATCTGAATCGTTCATTTGAAGATACCGGCATCGCTGAAGTAGACATCGTCAAAAAAACGATTGAAGGGCAGCGTTTCGATTTCTGCATCGACTTCCATGAAGATTGGGAGGCGAAGGGTGTATACTTCTACGAAGCCCAACGCGATGAGCGATGGATTGGTCCCGAAATAACTCGGCAGATTGAAAAGATTGGTCCGATTGATGGAGAGGTGGGGGAAAGTGACCTGCCGATCGCCGATGGAGTTTTTCAGGTAGATCCCGCTTGGGGGGCTGCAGGGCTTGCTCCCTACCTCTTTCATTTTAATGCAGATCACGTCATAATTTGTGAGACACCAACTAGTTGGCACCTTGACCAACGGACAGCGGTTCATTTGACAACGTTGGATGTTGCACTTGAGGCTCTGGGTTAAAGAATCTACGAAAAAGGAGCCGAGCTCTTCGGGGCACAAAATGAATACACCCGATTTTCGCGCCATTGCCGCTCAATTTGACGCTCAGGGGGTTGCGGCGATCGCTTTAATGGGCAGTTTCGCCCGAAACGACGCTGGGACCTTTAGCGATGTGGATATCGTTCGCTTTCATCGGAGGAACGACACACAGCAAGCTGAATCGACAACCCATTTCATTCATGGTGCCTTAGTGATAGTCAGTGATGTCGTTCCATCGCAAATTGAGGATTGGTTCACGAAGCCGGAACAGGCGACGACTTGCATTGCCGGCCTCCGAAGCGCACGGACATTACGCGATATAGGGGGTTATTTTCGTGCCATTCAAGATCGTGCACATCAGTTTGTTTGGGATGAAGCGATGCAGCAAAAAGCGAATGCTTACGCCAGTTCGCAGATGGTTGGCTGGATCGAAGAGGTTCACAAAGGACTTGAAGGGTTGAGACGATGCGATGATGGCAGATTGATTAACGCGCGGCACGGCCTGTCTTGGGGATTAACGGATGTTCTGCGTGTTCAAAAAGGGATTCTCATCTCAGGAGATAATTCATCGTATCTAGCGGTGACTGCCGCTCTAGGTGAGAGATCAGAATGGGTGAGGCTCAGTCGTAAGTCATTTGCTATGGCTGGTGATATTTCGCTGCCGGACCAAGTCCGGGCGGGATTAAGGCTCTATGTCCTCACGGCTGAGTGGCTGGCTGAAATATTCAACCCTGAGGAACGGACGCTCATTGAAGAAACCGTTAAACGGATTAATGTAGAACTGTAGCATTTTTCGTTAAGCAGATCTATATCATTACAATCTAAGTTGCTAGAGTGTGTTGACATTTGAGTGTCGAGATCTGAATTTCGACCTACGGGCGTCCTGCCGATGTTGAGCCGAGTGAGAAGTCGGACAAGATGCTCGACCTACGGGACTATGTGCAGTGACAGGTTAGGAAACCGGTTTCCACAGATAAACTTGTTGGGTAAGATGCCTGACCGACGGGTGTGTGCAGGTTACAGCAGACCGAGCCCCGATAAATCGGGATTCAAAGCAAATATGCCTACCACTACAACTTGGTACTTATCACAGCCATTTTAAGGAGATTTAATGACATCTACAGAAATTTCATCAAATGTGAACACAAATTCTCGTCCATCTGAACTAAAAATTACTGATATGCGCCTCACTCAGACAAGGACCGGCGGTCCGATTCTCAAGCTAGACACAAATCAGGGGATCTATGGACTCGGCGAAGTGCGTGATGGAGCGAGCAAAACATATGCACTATTGCTCAAAAGCCGGATATTGGGGGAAAACCCCTGCAACGTCGATAAGATCTTTCGCCAGATTAAGCAGTTTGGGCACCATGCACGTCAAGGCGGTGGTGTATGCGGAATTGAGATGGCATTGATGGATCTCGCCGGTAAGGCTTACGGTGTTCCCTGCTACCAACTCGCGGGCGGAAAATTCCGTGATAAGATTCGCTGCTATGCCGACACACCGTCGCTAAAAGATCCAGAGGAGATGGGAAACAAACTCAAGGAACGGATGGATCGCGGGTTTACTTTCTTGAAGATGGACGTTGGTATTGGACTCGTTAGAGATATTCCGGGTACCCTCTGCGCACCGTCAGGACATCTTGATACAGGTAACTTGATGCATCCGTTCACCGGCATCCGTCTGACAGACAAAGGGATTGCGCTTTTATGTGAGTATGTCGAAACTGTGCGAGAAATTATCGGCTACGAGATTCCGCTTGCGACCGACCACTTTGGTCATATTGGAATCGAGGATTGTATCCGTCTCGGTAGGGCTTTGGAGAGGTACAACCTTGCGTGGCTAGAGGATATGGTGCCGTGGCAATTCACCGATCAGTACGTTCGACTTTCGAATGCGTGTGCGACGCCAATCTGTACAGGTGAGGACATCTACTGCAAGGAAGAGTTTAAGACCTTATTTGAGGCGAAAGCTATTTCCATTTGTCATCCGGATATAGCGACATCGGGCGGAATTTTGGAGACCAAGAAGATTGGCGATCTCGCTCAAGAACACGGTATCGCCATGGCATTACACATGGCGGGGACACCGGTATGTGCGATGGCAAGCATTCATTGCGCCGCAGCGACAGAGAACTTCCTTGTTTTGGAAAATCATTCCGTCGATGATCCGGAGTGGAACGAGTTGGTAACCGGGCTTCCTAATCCAATTATCCAAGATGGATTTATGGAAGTGCCAGACACACCGGGACTCGGTATTGAACTCAATCCGGACGCCATAAAGCGG is part of the Candidatus Poribacteria bacterium genome and harbors:
- a CDS encoding Gfo/Idh/MocA family oxidoreductase, whose translation is RKEKPDIVSIATRPATHAEITVFAAENGVKGIYCEKPLCCSMEEADAMLAACEKHSVKFNYGTQRRYMPLFQKMRELIDQGELGEIQAVIGHVGVGAAQWGHTHTSDMLLYLASDSDIEYVQGDVNVDLLIRGFRWDM
- a CDS encoding sugar phosphate isomerase/epimerase codes for the protein MFKNLSPGAIGIQANIEQGLALAKSAGFEGLDLNISEANTLASEHSVNHVRNLWAEAGLKMGGWGLSVNYRGSDAEFDESLSQLPDLAKLAAELGCHRTTTVVSPSSNDLSFQENWDFHIKRLRPVAEVLKDYGHSLGLEFIGPATSRKPAKHLFTYTMDAVLGLAAGIGTGNVGLLFDMWHWYTCRSTLDDVRKLSKADVVYVHINDAPAGIDPDDQIDSVRCIPAETGVIPLAELMRWSGDG
- a CDS encoding RraA family protein; the protein is MQLVNKENILEITREWEGERFPDGRPRVSDDIVERMKKVTIEEAWGVLQGHGYRFQFDGDWMNLHPDRVLVGRAVTCMFIPLRPDFQNVVAEQGKTDKRIGGQNSWVIDTLLEDDTIVVDLFGKVKNGTFAGDNLGNAIFARSRTGMVIDGGIRDLDGIYSLPDFATFVRGVDPSAIADVTLETTVLPGDIVLGRREGVIFVPPHLAQEVVERSEAIRMRDRFGHQRLQEGKYTPGEIDGAWSDEINADFAEWIKTQEL
- a CDS encoding M14 family metallocarboxypeptidase, with the protein product MVHRDYTCFTERLESLNSSHTQIETVGVVDGYPIHCVSLGSGLGVHKNILITGGIHGDEPAGPASVLRFLGRDNTHLLQQFKFLILPCINPYGYVHDTRENKRGVDLNRSFEDTGIAEVDIVKKTIEGQRFDFCIDFHEDWEAKGVYFYEAQRDERWIGPEITRQIEKIGPIDGEVGESDLPIADGVFQVDPAWGAAGLAPYLFHFNADHVIICETPTSWHLDQRTAVHLTTLDVALEALG
- a CDS encoding nucleotidyltransferase domain-containing protein; translation: MNTPDFRAIAAQFDAQGVAAIALMGSFARNDAGTFSDVDIVRFHRRNDTQQAESTTHFIHGALVIVSDVVPSQIEDWFTKPEQATTCIAGLRSARTLRDIGGYFRAIQDRAHQFVWDEAMQQKANAYASSQMVGWIEEVHKGLEGLRRCDDGRLINARHGLSWGLTDVLRVQKGILISGDNSSYLAVTAALGERSEWVRLSRKSFAMAGDISLPDQVRAGLRLYVLTAEWLAEIFNPEERTLIEETVKRINVEL
- a CDS encoding mandelate racemase/muconate lactonizing enzyme family protein, producing MTSTEISSNVNTNSRPSELKITDMRLTQTRTGGPILKLDTNQGIYGLGEVRDGASKTYALLLKSRILGENPCNVDKIFRQIKQFGHHARQGGGVCGIEMALMDLAGKAYGVPCYQLAGGKFRDKIRCYADTPSLKDPEEMGNKLKERMDRGFTFLKMDVGIGLVRDIPGTLCAPSGHLDTGNLMHPFTGIRLTDKGIALLCEYVETVREIIGYEIPLATDHFGHIGIEDCIRLGRALERYNLAWLEDMVPWQFTDQYVRLSNACATPICTGEDIYCKEEFKTLFEAKAISICHPDIATSGGILETKKIGDLAQEHGIAMALHMAGTPVCAMASIHCAAATENFLVLENHSVDDPEWNELVTGLPNPIIQDGFMEVPDTPGLGIELNPDAIKRNLHLDEPEYFAPTTEWDKERSHDRLWS